A region of Rhodanobacteraceae bacterium DNA encodes the following proteins:
- a CDS encoding Threonyl-tRNA synthetase gives MITITLPDSSTKSFDAPPTVRDVAASIGAGLAKAALAGKIDGRLVDLSRTIDHDARVEIVTEKSPEALDIIRHSTAHLLAQAVQRLHPGTQVTIGPVIEDGFYYDFAPKGEPFKPEDLPAIEAEMHKIAKEALPLSRSVKSRDDAVKFFRDIGEAYKAEIIESIPANEELSLYSQGEFTDLCRGPHVPDTGRLKSFKLMKTAGAYWRGDSDNAMLSRIYGTAWLNDKDLKAYLTRIEEAEKRDHRKLGRQLDLFHMQEEAPGMAFWHAHGWTLWQQVEQYMRRVYRESGYQEVKCPSILDVSLWKKSGHWDNYKDNMFFTESEKRTYAVKPMNCPGHVQIYNDGLHSYRDLPIRYGEFGSCTRNEPSGALHGLLRVRSFTQDDGHIFCTEDQIEQEVVDFHQQALKVYADFGFRDVELMLALRPEKRLGGDAIWDKAEDALRSALRRAGAEWKELPGEGAFYGPKIEYHLRDAIGRDWQLGTMQVDFSMPGRLGAEYVGEDSQRHVPVMLHRAIVGSMERFLGILIEHHAGNFPTWLAPVQAVVMNITDGQADYVARVTRDLNEAGFRAEADLRNEKIGYKIREHTLQKVPWLLVVGDREKERGTVSVRTRSGEDLGSMPLSAFVERLQAEPGLR, from the coding sequence ATGATCACGATCACTTTGCCCGACAGCAGTACCAAATCCTTCGACGCGCCACCTACGGTGCGCGACGTCGCCGCGTCGATCGGCGCGGGCCTCGCCAAGGCCGCGCTGGCCGGCAAGATCGACGGCAGGCTGGTGGATCTTTCGCGCACGATCGATCATGACGCACGCGTGGAGATCGTTACCGAGAAATCGCCCGAGGCGCTGGACATCATCCGCCACTCCACCGCGCACCTGCTGGCGCAGGCGGTGCAACGGTTGCATCCGGGCACGCAGGTGACGATCGGGCCGGTGATCGAGGACGGCTTCTATTACGACTTCGCACCCAAGGGCGAGCCGTTCAAGCCCGAAGACCTGCCCGCGATCGAGGCCGAGATGCACAAGATCGCGAAGGAAGCGTTGCCGTTGTCACGCAGCGTGAAATCGCGCGACGATGCGGTGAAGTTTTTCCGCGACATCGGCGAGGCCTACAAGGCCGAGATCATCGAGTCAATCCCCGCGAACGAGGAACTTTCACTCTATTCGCAGGGCGAGTTCACCGACCTGTGCCGCGGCCCGCACGTGCCGGACACGGGGCGCCTGAAGTCGTTCAAGCTGATGAAGACGGCCGGTGCCTACTGGCGCGGCGATTCCGACAACGCGATGCTGTCGCGCATCTACGGCACCGCGTGGTTGAACGACAAGGATCTCAAGGCTTACCTCACGCGCATCGAGGAAGCCGAGAAGCGTGACCACCGCAAGCTCGGCCGCCAGCTCGACCTGTTCCACATGCAGGAGGAGGCGCCCGGCATGGCGTTCTGGCACGCGCATGGCTGGACGCTGTGGCAGCAGGTCGAGCAGTACATGCGCCGCGTGTACCGCGAGTCCGGCTACCAGGAAGTGAAGTGTCCGTCGATACTCGACGTGTCGCTGTGGAAGAAATCCGGCCACTGGGACAACTACAAGGACAACATGTTCTTCACCGAGTCGGAGAAGCGCACCTACGCCGTGAAGCCCATGAACTGCCCGGGCCATGTGCAGATCTACAACGACGGTCTGCACAGTTACCGCGACCTGCCGATCCGCTACGGCGAGTTCGGCTCCTGCACCCGCAACGAACCGTCCGGTGCGCTGCACGGCCTGCTGCGGGTGCGCAGCTTCACCCAGGACGACGGCCACATCTTCTGCACCGAGGACCAGATCGAGCAGGAAGTGGTGGATTTCCACCAACAGGCGCTGAAGGTGTACGCCGACTTCGGCTTCAGGGACGTGGAACTGATGCTGGCATTGCGCCCCGAAAAGCGGCTGGGCGGCGACGCGATCTGGGACAAGGCCGAGGACGCCCTGCGCTCGGCGCTGCGCCGGGCCGGAGCGGAATGGAAGGAACTGCCGGGTGAGGGTGCGTTCTACGGCCCCAAGATCGAATACCACCTGCGCGACGCGATCGGCCGCGACTGGCAGCTCGGCACCATGCAGGTGGATTTCTCGATGCCGGGCAGGCTCGGCGCCGAATACGTGGGCGAGGACTCCCAGCGCCACGTGCCGGTGATGCTGCACCGGGCCATCGTGGGCTCGATGGAACGCTTCCTTGGCATACTGATCGAGCACCACGCCGGCAACTTCCCGACCTGGCTGGCGCCGGTGCAGGCGGTGGTCATGAACATCACCGATGGCCAGGCCGATTACGTGGCCCGGGTGACCCGGGACCTGAACGAGGCCGGTTTCCGGGCCGAGGCCGATTTGCGCAACGAGAAAATTGGCTATAAAATCCGCGAGCATACGTTGCAGAAGGTGCCTTGGCTGCTCGTGGTCGGCGACCGCGAGAAGGAGAGGGGCACCGTTTCCGTGCGCACGCGTTCCGGGGAAGATCTTGGCAGCATGCCGCTGTCCGCCTTCGTCGAACGTTTGCAGGCCGAGCCCGGCCTGCGCTGA
- a CDS encoding alpha-glucosidase: MSLKRALGAFVLVAGLGLILTAHASVTAQLRSVDAHGFALDLDDATASVQMVAPGVLRVHYVPMGRTTPASLVIDPQGVPAAAFRPEFSREGDVVTLRSARMVATWDAKTGTLTVTDPQGRVLMRQPDIIALAQGRIEFEHAANDALYGIGGYEANQPVTAGLLRSGRQVAQAGKQGHAGAPFVWSTSGWGVLVDCDGADFELDGGKLAISGFKRPDADYYILVGTPDEVFGELSMISGPAPLFPKWAMGFTNSQWGIDQKELLDIVKTYRAKHIPLDNFTLDFDWKAWGQGDYGEFRWNPEKFPDGPSGKLAKTLAAEGVHLTGIMKPRLLLGTAEGDYATAHDLWIPGEKPYPEYFSHKPAKDVDFDKPAARRWYGELAIKYGFDAGMAGWWNDEADVYGKDGTLTSNTQFLNMQRALYDAQRAVSDQRVWSINRTFWLGSQRYAYGMWSGDIDTGFASMAAQRTRMLSAIEVGEALWGMDGGGFNGHPSDENYARWIEFGAFTPIFRVHGTFNEKRQPWLYGPVAEAAATAAIRLRYALIPYIYAYQHADRAHGVGLVRPLAFDWPDDPNVRNDVDAWLFGEWLLVSPVVEQGQSSKRIYLPAGTWTDWFSGKTYAGGQTIDLPVDAQTWRDIPLFIRAGAIIPMQPVMDYVGQHPVTTVTVQVFPSDQPTQFDYYDDDGETYAYEQGAYFLQRLAVQRNGEGVTFRTQAPAGSYQPALRHWLVNVHGIAAAAVQAQGAQLKHYATPAALASAKGEGWTTGHDRYGAFTQIKLDAGAVRDVALRRAGH, encoded by the coding sequence ATGTCGTTGAAACGTGCCTTGGGCGCATTTGTGCTGGTCGCCGGCCTCGGCCTGATCCTGACTGCCCATGCATCGGTGACGGCGCAACTGCGAAGCGTCGACGCGCACGGCTTTGCGCTTGACCTGGATGACGCGACGGCTTCGGTGCAGATGGTGGCGCCCGGCGTGCTGCGCGTGCACTACGTGCCGATGGGACGCACGACGCCGGCGAGTCTCGTGATCGATCCGCAAGGCGTGCCGGCCGCGGCGTTCAGACCCGAATTCTCGCGTGAGGGCGATGTGGTCACGCTCCGTTCGGCCCGGATGGTCGCGACGTGGGACGCGAAGACCGGCACGTTGACCGTCACTGATCCGCAAGGTCGCGTGCTGATGCGGCAACCCGACATCATTGCGCTGGCGCAGGGCCGCATCGAATTCGAGCACGCGGCCAACGACGCGCTGTACGGCATCGGTGGTTACGAGGCCAACCAGCCCGTCACGGCCGGCCTGCTGCGCAGCGGCAGGCAGGTCGCGCAGGCCGGCAAGCAGGGCCATGCGGGCGCGCCGTTCGTGTGGAGCACCTCGGGCTGGGGCGTGCTGGTGGACTGCGATGGCGCGGATTTCGAACTGGACGGGGGCAAGCTCGCGATCAGCGGGTTCAAGCGTCCCGATGCCGATTACTACATCCTGGTCGGCACGCCGGATGAAGTGTTCGGCGAGCTTTCCATGATCAGCGGCCCCGCGCCGCTGTTCCCGAAGTGGGCGATGGGTTTCACCAACAGCCAGTGGGGCATCGACCAGAAGGAACTGCTGGACATCGTCAAGACCTACCGCGCCAAGCACATCCCGCTCGACAACTTCACGCTGGACTTCGACTGGAAGGCCTGGGGGCAGGGCGACTACGGCGAGTTCCGCTGGAATCCCGAGAAGTTCCCCGACGGCCCGAGCGGCAAGCTGGCGAAGACGTTGGCGGCCGAGGGCGTGCACCTCACCGGCATCATGAAGCCGCGCCTGTTGCTGGGCACGGCCGAGGGCGACTACGCCACGGCGCACGACTTGTGGATTCCCGGTGAAAAACCGTATCCGGAATACTTTTCGCACAAGCCGGCGAAGGACGTCGATTTCGACAAGCCCGCGGCCCGGCGCTGGTATGGCGAGCTCGCGATCAAGTACGGCTTCGATGCGGGCATGGCCGGCTGGTGGAACGACGAGGCCGATGTGTACGGCAAGGACGGCACGCTCACGTCGAACACGCAGTTCCTCAACATGCAGCGTGCGTTGTACGACGCGCAGCGCGCGGTGAGCGACCAGCGCGTGTGGTCGATCAACCGCACCTTCTGGCTGGGGTCGCAGCGCTATGCCTACGGCATGTGGTCGGGCGACATCGACACCGGTTTCGCCAGCATGGCCGCGCAACGCACGCGGATGCTGAGTGCGATCGAAGTCGGCGAAGCGCTGTGGGGCATGGACGGCGGCGGCTTCAACGGCCACCCGTCCGACGAGAACTACGCGCGCTGGATCGAGTTCGGCGCGTTCACGCCGATCTTCCGCGTGCACGGCACCTTCAACGAGAAGCGCCAGCCGTGGTTGTACGGGCCCGTCGCCGAAGCCGCCGCGACCGCGGCGATCCGGTTGCGCTACGCGCTGATCCCGTACATCTATGCGTACCAGCATGCCGATCGCGCGCACGGCGTGGGCCTGGTGCGTCCGCTCGCCTTCGACTGGCCCGACGATCCCAACGTGCGCAACGACGTCGATGCGTGGCTGTTCGGCGAATGGCTTTTGGTGTCGCCGGTGGTCGAGCAGGGCCAGTCGTCGAAGCGCATCTACCTGCCGGCGGGCACGTGGACCGACTGGTTCTCTGGCAAGACGTACGCGGGCGGACAAACCATCGATCTTCCGGTCGATGCGCAGACCTGGCGCGACATCCCGCTGTTCATCCGCGCCGGCGCGATCATCCCGATGCAGCCGGTGATGGATTACGTCGGCCAGCATCCGGTCACGACAGTGACGGTGCAGGTGTTTCCCTCGGATCAGCCCACGCAGTTCGACTATTACGACGACGACGGCGAAACGTATGCATACGAGCAGGGCGCGTATTTCCTGCAGCGCCTCGCGGTGCAGCGCAACGGCGAGGGCGTGACATTCCGGACGCAGGCGCCTGCCGGCAGCTACCAGCCCGCACTGCGTCACTGGCTGGTCAATGTTCACGGCATCGCTGCCGCGGCCGTGCAGGCGCAGGGCGCCCAGCTCAAGCACTACGCCACGCCCGCCGCGCTCGCGTCGGCCAAGGGCGAAGGCTGGACCACGGGACACGACCGCTACGGCGCCTTCACCCAGATCAAGCTCGACGCCGGTGCGGTGCGCGACGTCGCGCTGCGCAGGGCCGGACATTGA
- a CDS encoding Six-hairpin glycosidase-like protein — translation MRRRRSARLGLPFALMAIMGTGSAATPASPWHDRIDWRGQSAVMRTAADSSFVLHGPFGSRTIAAQSRSVQTANTLFDGLYAMAQDDLKQDSVTEIHDGAYDHDGAIPCHCFETGEKWPYVWTRDLSYSVDLGLWRFDAARSRNGLLFKLSGVRAQDVPQGLYPMQDTGSGGSWPISTDRVVWFLGARHLLDDKPFADKVWQALNDTLAQDREYAFDARTGLYRGETSFLDWREQTYPGWTKDNVVFIAQSFALSTNVLHYEALRLAARIATQRRDPRAETYAQQADALKQAINAHFWRADRGMYMSYIGGDGLPVEAYDLLGLSLAITSGVADAERARSSLVHYPAWLAGSPVIWPERADQPIYHNRAIWPFVSAYALRAARKVDDPALIAFAIESIMRGAALAGSNMENYELVTEATHVDDGKLSGPVVDSPRQLWSVAAYLDMVAEGVFGLTDDGRIEPKLPISLVPMLFGNKDTITLQLPQQRITLHRPKNLHGDLLVADKVVRRGSNAEVTLKAVTVAPLPPRRDAPMYAPATPPAPRVDRDGDTWRIHAEGDRNMLYVDGKPFGQIGNAWTLPASPARRCLRVTQLGKDGIESLPSLATCIGDDASVAGGWPRTWTTSASGEHRVWLDYANGHGPINTGITAAVKRMVIRCDGSPEQTVPIVMPHSVGEQRSTTATFAAKAGARCTFALEQGFNMSDLANFAHYTGGEGGSTGPLNDARIGALHIAPLSADTPP, via the coding sequence ATGCGCCGCCGACGGTCCGCACGCCTTGGCCTGCCGTTCGCGCTGATGGCGATCATGGGAACCGGGTCGGCTGCGACACCAGCGTCGCCGTGGCACGATCGCATCGATTGGCGCGGCCAGTCCGCCGTGATGCGGACCGCGGCGGACAGCAGTTTCGTCCTGCACGGTCCGTTCGGCTCGCGCACGATCGCTGCGCAAAGCCGCAGCGTGCAGACCGCCAACACGCTGTTCGACGGCTTGTACGCGATGGCGCAGGACGACCTCAAACAGGATTCGGTCACCGAGATCCACGACGGCGCCTACGACCACGACGGCGCGATCCCGTGCCACTGCTTCGAAACCGGCGAGAAGTGGCCGTACGTGTGGACGCGCGACCTGTCGTATTCGGTCGATCTGGGTTTGTGGCGGTTCGACGCCGCGCGCTCGCGCAACGGGCTGTTGTTCAAGCTGTCCGGCGTGCGCGCGCAAGACGTGCCGCAAGGCTTGTACCCGATGCAGGACACCGGCTCGGGCGGAAGCTGGCCGATCAGCACCGATCGGGTGGTGTGGTTCCTCGGCGCGCGCCATCTGCTCGATGACAAACCTTTTGCCGACAAGGTCTGGCAGGCGCTCAACGACACGCTGGCGCAGGATCGCGAATATGCGTTCGACGCGCGTACGGGCCTGTACCGCGGCGAGACCTCGTTCCTCGACTGGCGCGAGCAGACCTATCCCGGGTGGACCAAGGACAACGTGGTGTTCATCGCGCAGTCGTTCGCGCTGTCCACCAACGTGCTGCATTACGAGGCGTTGCGGCTGGCCGCGCGCATCGCCACGCAGCGCCGCGACCCGCGCGCCGAAACGTATGCACAGCAGGCCGACGCGTTGAAGCAGGCGATCAACGCGCATTTCTGGCGCGCCGACCGCGGCATGTACATGAGCTACATCGGCGGCGACGGCCTGCCGGTGGAAGCCTACGACCTGCTGGGCCTGTCGCTCGCGATCACCAGCGGCGTGGCCGATGCCGAACGCGCGCGTTCTTCGCTGGTGCACTATCCCGCATGGCTCGCGGGCAGTCCGGTGATCTGGCCCGAACGCGCCGACCAGCCGATCTACCACAACCGCGCGATCTGGCCGTTCGTCAGCGCTTACGCCCTGCGCGCCGCGCGCAAGGTGGACGACCCCGCATTGATTGCCTTTGCGATCGAGTCGATCATGCGCGGCGCGGCGCTGGCCGGCTCCAACATGGAAAACTACGAACTGGTGACCGAGGCCACGCACGTCGATGACGGCAAGCTCAGCGGCCCGGTGGTGGATTCGCCGCGCCAGTTGTGGTCGGTGGCGGCCTACCTGGACATGGTGGCGGAAGGCGTGTTCGGCTTGACCGATGACGGCAGGATCGAACCGAAGCTGCCGATATCGCTGGTGCCGATGCTGTTCGGCAATAAGGACACCATCACGCTGCAGTTGCCGCAGCAGCGCATCACGCTGCACCGTCCGAAAAACCTGCACGGCGATTTGCTGGTCGCGGACAAGGTCGTGCGTCGTGGATCGAATGCCGAAGTCACATTGAAAGCCGTCACGGTAGCGCCGTTGCCGCCGCGCCGCGATGCGCCGATGTATGCACCGGCGACGCCGCCCGCGCCGCGCGTCGACCGCGACGGCGATACATGGCGGATCCACGCGGAAGGCGATCGCAACATGTTGTACGTCGATGGCAAGCCGTTCGGACAGATCGGCAATGCCTGGACATTGCCGGCATCGCCTGCACGCCGCTGCCTGCGCGTGACGCAACTCGGCAAGGATGGCATCGAATCGCTGCCGAGCCTTGCGACCTGCATCGGCGACGACGCAAGCGTGGCGGGTGGCTGGCCACGCACGTGGACCACGTCGGCGAGTGGCGAGCATCGCGTGTGGCTGGATTACGCCAACGGCCATGGCCCGATCAATACCGGCATCACCGCGGCGGTGAAGCGCATGGTCATCCGTTGCGACGGCAGCCCGGAACAAACCGTGCCGATCGTGATGCCGCACAGCGTCGGTGAGCAGCGTTCCACGACGGCCACGTTCGCCGCGAAAGCCGGCGCGCGCTGCACCTTCGCGCTGGAGCAGGGCTTCAACATGAGCGACCTCGCGAACTTCGCGCACTACACCGGCGGCGAAGGCGGCAGCACGGGACCCTTGAACGATGCCAGAATCGGCGCTCTCCACATCGCGCCGCTTTCGGCAGACACGCCCCCATGA
- a CDS encoding Xylan 1,4-beta-xylosidase has product MQTFTSAWPLGFIMKGSKIFRRLALGLAALALCAASGFAIAAAPAAVKLQVDATARGTPFPHFWEQMFGSGRAVLSLRDDYRKDLEAVHAATGFGYVRFHGIFDDDVGLVQRGKDGQISYNFSYIDQIYDGLLARGVKPFVEMGFMPEALSSDPSKHHSFWYHPNVMPPRSYAEWDAMIRAFAQHLVERYGIDEVASWYFEVWNEPNLDFWGGKPEQPTYFELYDHTVRALKSVSPRIRVGGPATAQAAWVPAFLEHVRQANVPVDFVSTHVYGDDTSQNVFHDDRPVSRADMVCKAVDKVHREILASPYPKVPLVFSEYNASYANLPNVTDTVFMGPWLANTIRECAGKVAMMSYWTFSDVFEEQGIVRTPFYGGFGIIAEDRIDKPAFNAFAMLHKLGDVRLPLRSDSALATRRADGTLALALWNYASPVGDTARYTPGAPKGSTRHFELRVSHLGADAKATVWRVDTTHGNAVAAFDAMGRPAFPSREQIEQLRAAGQLAAPETMTVHDGHLALDVPPQGLVVVELH; this is encoded by the coding sequence ATGCAAACGTTTACATCGGCTTGGCCATTGGGGTTCATCATGAAGGGTTCGAAGATTTTCCGACGCCTTGCGCTGGGTCTGGCCGCGCTGGCGTTGTGCGCTGCGAGCGGTTTCGCGATAGCGGCGGCACCGGCCGCCGTGAAGCTGCAGGTCGACGCCACCGCCCGCGGCACGCCGTTCCCGCATTTCTGGGAACAGATGTTCGGCTCCGGGCGCGCGGTGCTGTCGCTGCGCGACGACTACCGCAAGGATCTCGAAGCGGTGCACGCGGCGACCGGCTTCGGCTACGTGCGCTTCCACGGCATCTTCGACGATGACGTCGGCCTGGTGCAGCGTGGCAAGGACGGCCAGATCAGCTACAACTTTTCCTACATCGACCAGATCTACGACGGCCTGCTCGCGCGCGGGGTGAAACCGTTCGTGGAGATGGGCTTCATGCCGGAGGCGCTGAGTTCCGATCCGTCGAAGCATCATTCGTTCTGGTACCACCCGAACGTGATGCCGCCCAGGAGTTACGCGGAATGGGACGCGATGATCCGGGCGTTCGCGCAGCACCTCGTCGAGCGCTACGGCATCGACGAGGTGGCGAGCTGGTACTTCGAGGTGTGGAACGAACCCAACCTGGATTTCTGGGGCGGCAAGCCCGAGCAGCCCACGTACTTCGAGCTGTACGACCACACCGTGCGCGCGCTGAAGTCGGTGAGCCCGCGCATCCGCGTGGGCGGTCCCGCCACCGCGCAGGCGGCGTGGGTGCCGGCGTTCCTCGAACACGTCCGCCAGGCGAACGTGCCGGTCGACTTCGTCAGCACCCACGTGTACGGCGACGACACTTCGCAGAACGTGTTCCACGACGACCGGCCGGTCTCGCGCGCCGACATGGTATGCAAGGCGGTGGACAAGGTGCACCGCGAAATCCTTGCCTCGCCGTATCCGAAGGTGCCGCTGGTGTTCAGCGAATACAACGCGTCCTACGCCAACCTGCCCAACGTCACCGACACCGTGTTCATGGGGCCGTGGCTCGCCAACACGATCCGCGAGTGCGCGGGCAAGGTCGCGATGATGAGCTACTGGACGTTCTCCGACGTGTTCGAGGAACAGGGCATCGTGCGCACGCCGTTCTACGGCGGCTTCGGGATCATCGCCGAGGATCGCATCGACAAACCCGCGTTCAACGCATTCGCGATGCTGCACAAGCTGGGCGACGTGCGCCTGCCGTTGCGATCCGACAGCGCACTGGCGACGCGCCGCGCCGACGGCACGCTGGCGCTGGCGCTGTGGAATTACGCGTCGCCGGTGGGTGACACCGCCCGCTACACGCCGGGCGCACCCAAGGGTTCGACCAGGCATTTCGAACTGCGCGTGAGCCATCTGGGCGCCGACGCCAAGGCCACCGTGTGGCGGGTGGATACGACGCACGGCAACGCGGTCGCCGCGTTCGATGCGATGGGGCGGCCGGCCTTCCCGAGTCGCGAGCAGATCGAGCAACTGCGCGCGGCGGGACAACTCGCCGCGCCCGAAACCATGACGGTCCACGACGGCCACCTCGCGCTCGACGTGCCGCCGCAGGGCCTGGTCGTGGTGGAGCTGCATTGA
- a CDS encoding putative maltose transporter MalT yields the protein MNRKPALSFWQIWNMCFGFLGIQFGFALQNANVSRIFQTLGASVDAIPALWIAAPLTGLIVQPLIGHWSDRTWGRLGRRRPYFLVGAVLATLALFAMPNAPLLWIAAGLLWIMDASFNVAMEPFRAFVGDQLPTQQRAKGYAMQSFFIGIGAVVASLLPWILAHYGIPNTAPAGAVPDTVKYAFYAGGVVLLGSVLWTIVTTREYPPETLQAFEDNVETAPVDVKRAWRPGLVLLAIGVLLLAAIVRFSLARDLYLLAGMLIVAGLLFVWLARARGRGTLRQVMGDLYGMPEAMRRLAWVQFFSWFALFAMWIYTTPAVTALQFGATDPQSAAYNTGANWVGVLFAAYNGFAALAAIVIPWMARAWGLRVSHLVNVVLGGAGLVSIALIRDPHWLLLSMLGVGFAWASILSLPYALLSDNLPAAKMGVYMGIFNFFIVIPQLLAASVLGVLLKWFFHGQPVYALVLGGVSLVVAGLCVLRVRESSGEHVASAATV from the coding sequence ATGAATCGCAAACCAGCGTTGTCGTTCTGGCAGATCTGGAACATGTGTTTCGGGTTCCTCGGCATCCAGTTCGGGTTCGCGCTGCAGAACGCCAACGTCAGCCGCATCTTCCAGACCCTTGGCGCCAGCGTGGATGCGATCCCCGCGCTGTGGATCGCGGCGCCCTTGACCGGATTGATCGTGCAGCCGCTGATCGGCCACTGGTCCGATCGCACCTGGGGCCGGCTCGGCCGGCGACGTCCGTATTTCCTCGTCGGCGCGGTGCTGGCGACGCTGGCGTTGTTCGCGATGCCGAACGCGCCGCTGCTGTGGATCGCGGCGGGCCTGCTGTGGATCATGGATGCGTCGTTCAACGTGGCAATGGAACCGTTCCGCGCGTTCGTGGGCGACCAGTTGCCGACGCAGCAGCGCGCGAAAGGCTACGCGATGCAGAGCTTCTTCATCGGCATCGGCGCGGTGGTGGCGTCGCTGTTGCCGTGGATCCTTGCACATTACGGCATCCCGAACACCGCGCCCGCAGGCGCGGTCCCCGACACGGTGAAGTATGCGTTCTACGCCGGAGGCGTGGTGTTGCTGGGATCGGTGCTGTGGACGATTGTCACCACGCGCGAATATCCGCCGGAGACCTTGCAGGCATTCGAAGACAACGTCGAAACCGCGCCGGTGGATGTGAAGCGCGCGTGGCGGCCGGGCCTGGTTCTTCTGGCCATCGGCGTGCTGTTGCTGGCCGCGATCGTGCGCTTCTCGCTGGCGCGCGACCTGTACCTCTTGGCCGGGATGCTGATCGTTGCCGGACTGCTGTTCGTCTGGCTGGCGCGCGCACGCGGGCGCGGCACGTTGCGTCAGGTGATGGGCGACCTGTACGGAATGCCCGAGGCGATGCGGCGGCTGGCGTGGGTGCAGTTCTTTTCCTGGTTCGCGCTGTTCGCGATGTGGATCTACACGACGCCGGCCGTCACGGCGCTACAGTTCGGCGCCACCGATCCGCAGTCGGCGGCCTACAACACCGGCGCCAACTGGGTCGGCGTGCTGTTCGCCGCCTACAACGGCTTCGCCGCGCTGGCCGCGATCGTGATCCCGTGGATGGCGCGCGCGTGGGGCTTGCGCGTCAGCCATCTGGTCAACGTCGTGCTGGGCGGCGCGGGCCTGGTCTCGATCGCGTTGATCCGCGATCCGCACTGGCTGCTGCTGTCGATGCTGGGCGTGGGCTTCGCATGGGCGTCGATCCTGTCGCTGCCCTACGCGCTGCTGTCGGACAACCTTCCGGCGGCGAAGATGGGCGTGTACATGGGCATCTTCAATTTCTTCATCGTGATCCCGCAACTCCTGGCCGCCAGCGTGCTGGGCGTGCTGCTGAAATGGTTTTTCCACGGCCAGCCGGTGTACGCGCTGGTGCTGGGCGGCGTCAGCCTCGTCGTCGCGGGACTGTGCGTGCTGCGCGTGCGGGAGTCGAGTGGCGAGCACGTGGCCAGCGCTGCGACGGTGTAG